Within the Naumovozyma dairenensis CBS 421 chromosome 9, complete genome genome, the region attaatCCTTCTTAACAATCGTATCCGTTCGAAAAAGACTATGCGGGTGATATTACTGGTTCCATACTCTACTCGGGTGAGCCACCAATTGACCCACTTCGAGCTTTTCCAAAAAGAGGATAGCCCGAGACCCTATTTCCCCTGTCTTTTATCTGTTCGACTCAATCAAAAACAGATTCTAGAAGGCCAGTCTTGCCTTGACTAGCCAGAACAAGCCCTCTCTCTCAAGCTTCAAATATCAACAAGTCCTAAAGTCTGAAGTTTGTTATTTGCTTGCTTATTTGAAGCAACATATGCATATGTACTCtactttgaatatttattagcCATACGCGAGAAATCATATCACCAACTCGGATCATTTACCctcaaaacaaaaatttggGCGATTTCGTCTGTTTTTCCTCGAAGTGATTCAAACAATGGAAAATCTTCGGAACAATAGGCTACTATGTATTAAGAAGAACGTAGGTAACGGATATATTTTCTGATATTGCGTATGAAAGGAAGGTAATGTAAAAAGATAGTAAAAGATTACCTGTACTTAATTTCACAATATCGCTTCGTTTTCTTCGCATAATATAtacaagaatatatattcatgaAAACTTAGGGTAGATTCCaacttttattttctttactgtggaaatatttcataccaagcaaagaagaaggtaCCGACATGGAAATCAGCCACAGGAAGGTGAAAAGGGGAACTAGTAGGTCATATATCTAAAAATATGAAGTggtatttgataataaggTTTTATTCCACATGAGTAATATACAATATCTGCGACAGTAAAAACGTTGTCATACCATATGAAATACCAAAAAGAGCACATCTAGGGAGCGttcaataatgatgatttagattATGTCTATATATGCGTAGTTATCtatcttcattaattgttaacaaaaaaattaatatgTCAAATAAAGATACCGGTGGAGGAAAACAAAAAGGTACTCTTGTTAGGTCCTTCTCTGCAATTATAAATTGAAGCAGATCAATGAACTTTCTGTTATTGTTGGGTGTTAATATCTACTTTGAAGATACTCGAGAATTTAAAAACCAAAAAAGTATTTATTCAAACCCTCTTTCCTATGGAAATGAGCTATCTACTTCAGGATATTGCTGTTTGAGCTCATTTGATGTTTTAAGTGGTTCACTTACACTAGAATTTTAACGTTATGACAGGTGGATGAGTGACTATTTCTGGACCCAGACCATCGGAGTATGAGCATATACTTAGACGTCTTTGTGATAGATTTGTTTCAATACAACTCTTTATGAATGACAAAATAATGAGATTGGGAAAAGAACATGTAAAGTTAAATCAACTGATTTAGTATTTCAAGAGGTCTACAAAATCTGGATTCCATACCTTTTGagtattcaaatatatgtGAGGTAAGGATGTGGCCCTATCCTTTTTGCTATTATGTTTCCGAAAACGGACATGGGCGGCTatttttaaagaagaagaatatacaAAAATAAAGAGTACAAAGCAAAGAGCAGAATTTTTACTATTCATTCTTATAAAAAAACCAAGccattttttgtttgaagaaagaaagaaagaaagatgatgaaagaaacaagaaaagtatataaagcactgataaatttcaattctttctCTCTTTTTAGAATCTTTCCTTTGTTTATAACAATATTTAGTAATATTCTTGTCTTTTTCTTATTGTATACGTCTTATACATACAAATAATCAAGTAACCAACTACACGACCTTTCAACTActtcaacaaatttaattgcttttcaaaatcataatACGCTTCAATTCTAAATTTTTCGGTTTTGTCTGTTTGTTCTCTATTATTTCAGTGGTAATTAATTTTCCACCAGTGCTGTGCCTATTATCATTGCTGCAAACCAACCAAGTTTAAGCATGTTTTCTACATCATGATGTTAGTTCAAGTCTATGTGATGTTTCAATCACTAGGCGCATGCTCAATGGGTTGGACTCCGATCACTGCCACAGCCTGTTATTTATCGCTAATTGCTGCTACGATAAATTTATTAGGCATGATTCTTCAAGGTCTTGACAGGTTAGAAGAAGGTATGGCTATTAAATTATCTGCTTCTGATTTCCTATTAAAGCTAAGTGTTCACGATTTCAAAAGATTCCATAAATTCACCTTTGGAATTTTTGACGTCAACTTCGATTTGTATTGTCtggatattgataattccACTCATTTAAATTGTATTGAGTTTATCACTGGttctaatattttgttaCCTAAAGATACCAATGCCGAAGTATGCGTCTCTGACGTTGCAAAGGAAAGGGTTAGGAATATTTTACCTCACAGgtttacaaaaaatgaacttttgaagaagattaaGAAACTTGTTGAAAACGGGAAGTATAATGATGTATTGGAgaatccattattattttataaacTCCTGT harbors:
- the NDAI0I01720 gene encoding uncharacterized protein, coding for MMLVQVYVMFQSLGACSMGWTPITATACYLSLIAATINLLGMILQGLDRLEEGMAIKLSASDFLLKLSVHDFKRFHKFTFGIFDVNFDLYCLDIDNSTHLNCIEFITGSNILLPKDTNAEVCVSDVAKERVRNILPHRFTKNELLKKIKKLVENGKYNDVLENPLLFYKLLWGMHGETVSNSKMNFTEC